One window of the Montipora foliosa isolate CH-2021 chromosome 4, ASM3666993v2, whole genome shotgun sequence genome contains the following:
- the LOC138001262 gene encoding uncharacterized protein, whose product MTDSSLQKVGNGAAPNNGESVIVAAISSMSEFLVSSITSMKSTMAESLGQMKDTIDQLDACGKIELLSGIANDFKLDQKKAPAVNEQIAKIVQGLLREKLTEEVLTATQNRYSPPENCECLTRLVPIVSVIEKLVKARDKIPKDALDVPELIRAATDAIALVGAANFELNMRRRDNIKPELNEDYKHLCSSSVPFTEFLFGNDVDLSKQLKDLAEATKVSKKLNPKVDGHKSNGYRGYKHAKSKGFGYKYSSRGQGTQAIKNLNWKRPGPPCTTWKDITDDPEVLDWVEHCHLEFIDGVPPGQETDYKVIQFNDAEAAIIESEIVQLLNKGVIVESPHSQGGFVSSIFVRLKKSGVDYRIILNLKELNKFIVYRHFKMDSLKTMTDLMSQGCYMASVDIKDAYYTVPIATEHQKCLKFRWRDKYHQYTCLPNGLASAPRIFTKLLKPVFNILRQKGYLSSSYIDDCYLQGATYGECHDNVQETLMLLGDLGFPIHNEKSVLIPSQVLTFLRFVLNSVTMTVQLTKSRKQKLKTACLTLVSKETCTIQSVAEVIGVIVSSFPGVEHSPLHYRSLERDKSHALRENKGNFGSSMILSPSSRAELNWWISNVDTSLKLISNGEPELHIQTDTSAHDLSGN is encoded by the exons ATGACAGATTCTTCGCTTCAAAAAGTTGGAAATGGCGCGGCGCCAAACAACGGCGAGTCTGTCATCGTTGCGGCGATCAGCTCAATGAGTGAGTTTCTGGTATCTTCCATTACCTCAATGAAGTCTACAATGGCTGAATCCTTAGGTCAGATGAAGGACACCATTGACCAACTC GATGCCTGTGGCAAAATTGAGCTACTGTCAGGCATTGCGAACGATTTCAAACTTGACCAGAAGAAGGCTCCCGCTGTAAACGAGCAGATAGCCAAAATAGTCCAGGGCTTACTGAGAGAAAAGCTTACGGAAGAAGTTTTGACGGCGACACAGAATCGCTACAGCCCGCCAGAAAATTGTGAATGCCTAACAA GGCTCGTCCCTATAGTTTCTGTTATTGAGAAACTTGTGAAGGCACGGGATAAAATTCCTAAGGATGCCTTGGATGTCCCAGAATTAATAAGAGCAGCCACTGATGCCATTGCTCTGGTAGGTGCTGCTAACTTCGAGTTGAATATGCGGCGGAGGGATAACATCAAGCCCGAGCTAAATGAAGACTACAAACACTTGTGCTCCAGCTCGGTACCCTTCACAGAATTCTTGTTTGGCAATGATGTCGACTTATCTAAACAACTGAAAGACCTCGCAGAAGCGACGAAAGTTAGCAAAAAGCTAAACCCAAAAGTGGACGGCCACAAAAGCAATGGGTACAGGGGATACAAGCACGCAAAGTCCAAAGGCTTTGGCTACAAGTATTCCTCACGTGGTCAAGGCACTCAGGccattaaaaatttaaactggaaaaggCCCGGCCCCCCATGCACCA CATGGAAAGACATTACTGACGACCCCGAGGTTTTAGACTGGGTTGAGCATTGTCATTTAGAGTTCATAGATGGTGTACCACCGGGACAGGAAACTGACTATAAGGTGATACAATTCAATGATGCAGAAGCTGCTATTATAGAGTCTGAAATTGTACAACTCCTCAATAAAGGTGTTATTGTGGAGTCTCCTCACTCTCAAGGAGGATTTGTTTCATCCATTTTCGTTAGATTAAAAAAGAGTGGAGTAGACTATAGGATTATCCTAAACCTTAAGGAGCTAAACAAATTCATTGTTTACCGGCACTTCAAAATGGATTCACTTAAGACAATGACAGATCTGATGTCCCAAGGGTGTTATATGGCGTCTGTAGATATAAAGGATGCATATTATACAGTACCTATTGCCACAGAACAtcaaaaatgtttgaaattcaGGTGGCGGGACAAATATCATCAATATACCTGCCTTCCAAATGGGCTGGCATCAGCCCCAAGAATCTTTACTAAACTCTTAAAACCAGTGTTTAATATACTGAGGCAAAAGGGCTACTTGTCCTCCTCTTACATAGATGATTGTTATCTACAAGGAGCAACCTATGGTGAATGCCATGATAATGTACAAGAAACACTTATGTTGCTTGGGGATCTTGGGTTCCCTATTCACAATGAAAAATCAGTACTCATACCATCTCAGGTCTTGACTTTCTTGAGATTTGTGCTTAACTCAGTTACAATGACTGTGCAACTTACCAAAAGCCGAaagcaaaaactgaaaacggCCTGCCTCACCCTTGTCAGTAAAGAAACCTGCACAATTCAAAGTGTGGCAGAGGTCATTGGGGTCATTGTGTCAAGTTTTCCAGGGGTGGAACACAGCCCCCTCCACTATCGCAGCCTTGAAAGGGACAAATCACATGCCTTGCGAGAGAACAAAGGCAACTTCGGATCTTCTATGATCCTCTCCCCCAGTTCTAGAGCAGAACTAAATTGGTGGATATCTAATGTTGATACTTCACTCAAACTTATTTCTAATGGTGAACCGGAACTTCACATTCAAACTGATACCTCAGCCCATG atttgagcggcaattga